A stretch of DNA from Takifugu rubripes chromosome 15, fTakRub1.2, whole genome shotgun sequence:
ACAGACTAGTCGGAACCACCGTGGTCCCGGACATCATGGCTCACTAGAACTTCAGAACCcacattctgtttttatttcatcactCCAACCGAGCCTCATCCCATTTGTAGCCCATTACCACGAAGGGTTTAAGAAAAATAAGGATTTTTCCGAACTTAAACTATGGTGAGCTACAAATAACCGGAATTTGCTTGATAGATTCATTCATGGCGAGTAAAAATTTGAATGAATGAAGCCAAAAGATCCGCAGTGTAGCAGCAAATAAATAAGTGATAATTGGAAACAAGGGTTTTAAGAAACCATTTATAGAAAGTCTCAAGCGACCCTAAACGCACCGTTTTGACTTCATTCTCTATTATAGGGAGCAGCATTGTAATTGGCATCTTAAGGAAGCTTCATTCCTTTGCTTTCACCCCTGCAGGGACCAAATCTGCTGAATTAGTGTTGAAACCCCTCTAATATCGGAGCTCTGTACCCCACCACTGTAAATTTATTGTGCAGCAGTCAGGTTCTTGCTGAGGTATAGACTTTCCAGTTTTGATTTAAAGGGATTTTCTGTTGGTTCCCTTGGGTTTCTCCTCGTTTATGACGATGATCTACTAGCTACGTTTGTGCTTCCCGGCTCTCAGGACTAACAGGACTTTCCTTCAAGTCATTTCAGGTGTTACCAAGAGGTAAATGTAGGAGTGACGtttaatttccattttaatgagaCGGATGACGGCAGGGTGCATTATCATTGCTGTCTGCGGACCTTGGACTTGTTGTCCGTTATTAAAACGGTGCCTTTCAGACTGCACATTAAATGAAGCTTCACAGCATCACCTAACCAGTTGTTTCACTCATTTTGGAATTAATCATTTaagaacatttttaattaaaaaaaatagggtAATGATGTTTCCAGGTTAGTATTAATGCTCATGTGAATCATTTGATTTACACTTTGTTCCTCGGCATACTGTGATATTAGCCTGTTGATACCTTATTTTCATGTATTGTTTCATCAGACCAAAAAAATCCTGATGCAAATCAGATCTTTAAGCAACTATTGGTTAAATACTCTCGGATGCCTCAACGACGCCTCGTCTCGATCTCTAATACTGATCTCTCTTTTTTGCCATGTGTTTCCTCTTGATGACAGATGTCTGCGTCTATCACCCTGGAGTTCCGGTATTTCACGACGCATTGAAGGTAGAAGCAAAGCCTTTAGCGAACGATGGAACGATGGCTTACTGACCGTCGTGTTATGGGGTCTAATTAAACGGATCCTTTTTCCAGGGGTGGTCCTGCTGCAAACGAAGAACCACTGACTTCTCAGATTTCCTCAGCATTGTTGTGAGTGACCACTTTTGTTCAGCGCTCTGATATGAAGCCTCAGCTGCCACGTCTGTATCACCTCGTCTGCCCATGTGCACTGACTTTACCCCTGTGGGGGTGACATCAGAGTGATCAGTCACACTGCAGTTCCAACCACGTGTCTTGCTCCCCTCAGGGCTGCACAAAAGGTCCTCACAACCAGGAGAAGCCCCCTGAGCCGGTGAAGCCAGAGGTGAAGTCctcaggagaaaagaaagacgTCGATGACCAAAAACCCAAGTTTAATGAATATATTATATCTGCACCAAAGCCCCAGGAAGCCATACGAAGACCGAGGTATAGCTGTGGCGATGCCGCTACGTTTCCCCCTGTTTATTAATATTGTCATGAGTAACGGGTCAGTACCACACATCAGTCAGGCACTGATGAGTATGTCAAAGATTCTCCCCGTGCTTTACCCTTAAATACTCCCCTCAGAGTTCAGAAGGAAGGAGGCTGCTGCGTAATGGAGCATTTTTAAActgctttattgatttttgcTGTGGAAGGTGAAGCCCAAccattttctgctcctgctttAAGCGGCAGCTTTGGTCTGTTGTTGTACAAGCTGTCGTGTTTGTGTTCCAGCCCGGACGAGGCCACGGTGAGACTGCAGCAGAAAGTCTCGGACTCGCTCAAGCAGGCGCTGGCCAAGCTGAAGCTGACTGAAAACTCAGAAGAGACAAAAGGCGAGACCACAAACCCGCCCTGGCCACTTCGGTCACGCTGGCGGTGGAGTTGATGCACATCTAGGGGGGGTTTGTCCTCCCCCGATCAGTCACTCCTTTAACAATCGCTTCTTCCTGTTTGATTTCTAGACGACGATTGTGATGAAGTCAAGATAGGAACAGCTTGTAAAAATGGGGGGTGCACGAAAGTAAGTGAAACTTCCTCCAGTCTCCGACTTTTAAGATCTTTGCTGTATCTTGGTGCAAATTCCTGCTGTAAATTGAAATGAACAATTATGAAACTAGACAACCAAACTAATGGCAAGAGACTGCGGAGCTCAGAGTGACCCTGACGTCTCAGCAAAATGGACACAATTTTCCATCCTCGTCTGCCtttgatttgattaaaatgtAAGGAAATAAAACTCTGGCTCATGTTAATCTGGGGTGTCAGCAGAAAGCCACGattcagaaaataaatattagaAGAGTTACTTTGACTTCAGTTTTGAGCTAAGACTTTAATCATTTCATAATTGTGTTTGATCCGATTTGATTGAACGCCATTACGATATTTTATCAAGGGCTGCCAACTTGTAGTTGATTAATAAGGCGAGTTATTCATAAAATCCAGTGTCAGGCTTTTTTAACGTACAATTTAGTCCCAGAATTCTTCTGTTATGAGAATAAGAAACAGTTTAATTAGAGAGAGCTCTGACATAGTTCCACTCTACTATTGAATCTTTGAAGATCAAGAGtgtttctcttctttattttgGTTAAACTTCCatcatattttcatttcaaacagtCAGTTCatactttattttgtctttAGAGTTTTGATGGACCTTCGAGCAATTCGGACGTGTGTTCTTACCACCCTGGCGTCCCCATCTTCCATGAAGGGTTAGTATACGGTATAATATATGGTCCATGTTATTGAAGAGAGCTTCACCACATCTGTGCTTTATTTCATCGGCCACAGACGCTCTTGGTTTTTTCTCCACAAGCCACAAATACTGAAACTCCAATGGGTGTGTGTTGTTCTTGCATCTCCAGGATGAAATACTGGAGCTGCTGTAAGAGGAAAACCTCTGACTTTAACACCTTCCTGTCTCAAGAGGGCTGCATCAAGGGAACTCATATGTGGAGGAAAAAGGACACGGTGCGCGTGAGAGCCTCCGCTGTGGCGCCATCTCGTGGCTGTCTAGCGCACGTCCACGTCAAAACTGTcgttgctttgttttttaaattgcaaAATGTCTTTGTAGGATAAGAAAGTGGCACCGTGTCGATTCGACTGGCACCAGACTGGCTCTCAGGTGATTATCTCCATCTACGCCAAAAACGCCATCCCAGAGCTGAGCTACGTGGACGCCAACAGCACCACGGTGAGAGAGGCGACGGCAGACGGGTTCGAAACCCCCTTTTTATCCGTTTttactgttttgcttttttgtcCTTCAGCTCAACGTTCACGTGGTGTttgagggagagaaggagttTGAGCAGCAGATCAGCTTGTGGGGCGTAAGTGTCAAAGCGGATCGTCGATGAATTCATTGGGCGTTGGCGGTGACTTCGGCACGGCCCCGTTCCGttgtttcagctcctcttcatcgctTGCAGGTCATCGACGTGAGTAAGAGTCTGGTCAACATGATGGCCGCCAAGATCGAAGTAGCCATGAAGAAGTCCGAAGCCATGTCGTGGGCTCGCCTGGACCTTCCTGCCCCCACCCCTGCAGCCAAAGAGCAGGAGCCCGAAGAAGAGGCCGAAGACGAGGACAGCGAAGACTGATGTCCAACTTTGAAAAGACATGAAACCATTTTTCGTATTCCACGTGTTCCATTCCTCGCTCTCAGACGAGTCTGCAAGCGTCAGGACatttctgacctctgcagcatTATCAGTCACTTCATTTGACCTCCTTTATTGTGCCTATTTCTCTGTTTATTCTCCCTGTTTTTGATCAATTATCGACAAAAGCTGAATTTTTAATTGCACTGAAATCCCCAGGAAATTCTGCTGCACGGTTAgacagcgtgcacgtgtgtcggACCCATAAAACCCTTCATGTGAATAATTCTCAGCAGGCTGGGTTCTCTTTCCCTGCTTAACTCATTTAATTGTTTAATGCCGTATTATTGCAGTCAAAATGCTAATTGCCCCAGGATattaaagattttattttaaccCTGAATATTTGGCAGATTCTTTGGGTGGGGGGACCACAGGGCAACCTGGCCACGGGAGTCACGCCTCGTCTGGGTCTGTCTGCTTCCAAATAATCTGCTGTATTTATTCCGTCCAAACATTTGGCTTTAATGAGGATGTACTGGAATATGTGAGGATTTAAAGTAGTGTAGTGAAATGGCTGAACATTCATAGTGTTAGAAGATATCACAtttaaagaatgaaataaaCTTTGAACCGTGTGTCTGATGGTTTAAGGTCTGGCAACGCAACTCTTGGAGACGTCGCATCGTggtgaaggaggaaaaaggtgGAAAATGAATTTATGCAGCTGTAACCTTTCCAGTCAGACCTTTCACCCCCTCTAGAGTCAGGGCGGGTCTCTAAATGTCACCAAGACCAGGTTTGCTCCACAGGGTCACCTCAGGGGAGGGTTTTAGCAGCACTTTGTGCTCTGcaggatctgggggggggggagtgtatGGCTCAGTTTTGGATGATCTTATCTCGTGGTGCAACAGCTCATATTTCCAGCTGGAGGTGTGTATTGAGTTCCACCTCGATCCTCCCGTCACTGCTTCAGAGCTTTAGAGGTGGTGAGCCACAAAGATCTGGACGCCATTTTAGAAGATAAATGATACTCTGATACCAATACAGGCTATAATCTGTAAAAAGCCGATCAGAACGCTTTTTAGGAAAGGTAAAGGACTTTATTGTCAGCAGATCACCTCTGAAAACCTTTAATTTATCTTTTGTTGGGTCAATTCTGTGAACATCTCCCACTTTGACAGCTCGGAACATCTTTTCTTCGCCCTCTTCCACCACAGAATCCTCTCAGCGGGTCTTTGTGAGAACCTCATTTGCTCTCAGTGATAATCGCTTTGGATACGTGACACACCGCAACCCCCCAGCGGCCGAATTTGAGTGGGATCTTCAGCCGAGGGGGCAAATGGAAAAGCCACTGGAACACTTCCGTGACAGGAGCTGTAAATATTTTCATATCTGACAACTTAGAGGTTAATGTATGTGTTAAAATGTCACTGCAACATTTCCCACttgcttttttaattttttattgcCATTATTAAAGATCGCAGTGTCACTATAGTGCAacttttatgttgtgttttatgGCAGCACGGGATCTTCAAAAGGCCGTTTGATAGTTCCCTTTGTCCTCATCTCTGTCCCAGAGAAGGGGAAGCCTTTCAGGGAGGAGGCCTTTCCACCTCCCCACAGGCAGCCGGGGGAGGCGTCTCTTCGCCATGAGGAGGGCAGCGGCCGCGGCTGCTGACGCCACCCCCCCGCAGACCCCTGTGAGCAGCAGCCATGGCCACaaatcctgcagctcctccagataaGGATGCATGGATTCCACCAGCCTCTgatctgaaaatggaaaaaaaaagaatgaaaagtttGGTCATCTGTCCCTGTGACGACAAATAAAAGGAGCATAACTGAATGAGGACTGGACTCACTGGCATCGAGCAGATGTGAATATTCATATCCGAGGTCCTTGCTGGAGATGAAGTAGTCTCTGTTCCTGTGGAGCGGCAGGAAGGGCACCATGTGGTATCCACCGTTGTGTCCGATTGGAGCGTCAGAGTCCGGATACTGGGATGGAGGAGGTCTGTGTCTCCTGAGCCACTGCTCATAAATACTTTCACAGATATGCTGCTGTCAGGTGGAGTTTTTAGGTGTTCCCCCCCTTAAGGTTAGTGTGGTTCAAGTGCGTATTGGCTAGCTAATAACCGTCCCCCGCGAGGAGTAAACGAAGGTTTATGGGTAAATGAGGTGGAAAATTGTATCAAATGCAGTTTAAATGTGAATTATGGCCTTCTTCTCTCACCTGTCAACAAAGGTATGGTGGAGAAGGAAGATGGGGTCATTTGCTGAAGCCTGCACAGAAGACATCGTTCCGTTCAGGAAGACGTGGATGGCAGCATGCATTCCCATCCGGGAACTGTTTCCTAGGCCAGTCTTTGGATCCCCGAACCCTATAGATTTATATAAGCATCAAAAGGGGAAACGCCCAAGAAAAGACAGGCTGCAGGGCGGAGCTTATCTGACCTTCCACGGTGTTCCTGAAGCTCATGTTGGAGCTGCGGTCCATGGCCCCGGTGTCATACTGGGTTAAGCTGAGCGTGAACGCCACGTCCGCCGAGGTCGGCAGCCTCTCCACCAGGTTCCGGTTGTGGTTCCCAGGGTTCCGACGCAGCGGGCCTTCCTGTCTGGCATCGCATAACACGCCTCTGTTGTTGTAATCTTCTGGTGTGGAGCACAACGTCTGGTGGAGAAACAGGAGAGCATCTAATGGTACTGCAAAAaaacggacggacggacggacagatattttcatttatattaGGCACATTTATTTCGAGAGGAGAACTTTTACCTTCCAAGATGAGAAGACCGACCCTGGGCTGAGAAAACTGGGATCCTGGGGGCTCTGCGCCCCCATCAGCTCATCCGTGCACACGTCACAGCCCTGCGCGTCCCTCCAGTCCCAGTACGGGATGGAGAAGGTCAGGTCTCCGGTCAGCTTCCTGATCTCACGCTCCCAGTGCAGCAGGTACGCGCGGTGCCACGGGAGAAAAGCTGGCGCCCAGTGACCAAAGTCCACGTTGGTCCACACATTTCCAGGCCCACCCAGCAGCGCGTTCCGGGACACGTAATAGTGCATCCACACGAAGACATCGTACACGGAAACCTCTGCAAACATGGGGTTGGAACCGTTCTCCATCTCCTCGTAGGTCCCAGTGGCTACAACGTAGTCGCTGCTGACTGACTGCTTGGCCAGGTTCAGGTAAGAAACCAGCCTTATCCTCTCGGATCGGGACAAATGCAAAATGTTCCGTCTCAGAGACTCTCTCCTCTCGTTACACTTCGCCCCAAAGTAGCCGTACTTACAGTCTGCGCAGCTGAAACCCATGAAGTTGCCGACGCACTGGCAAGTGCGGTTATAGAAAACCGAGGGCCATTTCTCTCGGTCGTCCAGCCCAATAAAGGGGTACTGGGGCCCGTCAGGCTGGTGCGTGAACTCCACGTCCTGGCAGAAGCCCCGGCCTGAGCTGGCCCCGCAGGGAGAGCCGTCCCCGTCCCACGGCGGGCAGCACTCTTTAGTGCGCAAAGCTGCCGCGGTGGCGCACAGACGTGGGAACTGTTGATGGCTCGGCGCGACACGTAGGAGCAGAGTCGCGAGAGTTAGGAGCCACATTGGAGCAAACAGGAGACACCAAGACGCCAAGAAATCCGAACTCTGAGCAGAACCCTGCGGCCCATTGGACTCTCACATGAGATTAGAGTCTTCTGAGTGTTTCCTCGGGCAtgcaccgccccccccccccccttctctgtgGAGGCAATCACATGTCGGTTTACCCCTGGATCATGGGGGTAGGATGTGCGTCGGGGGCTTAACTTAACCTtcccttttccctctctctgaaacacacaggCCCCTCCCGTGCGTTCCCCATTCATTCCTGTGAGCAGCTGTTTAATGCGAAGCCACACTAAACGTGAATTCTGATCAAAGTGATGGATATCCTGCTTCACATCCCAGCTCCAGCGGGTTTTTATGAATTTGACAGAAATATATGTTCAACAAGTCTTGCCCATTAATTCGATCCTTCAAAAAAATGCCACTGGGGTACTGGGGTCGCATCTTTCCCATGGCTGTGTGCTGGAAAACATCGGAAGGGCACTAATTCCCTTCAGCTTAATTTTTATTCAGTATCTGTGATTCAGCCTATATGCTCTCATTAATTAGGCCCGCTggtgttgtgtctgcaggtcAGCTTCTGTACAATGGGGGTCATCGGGGGTCAAAGGGAGATGCGGCCAGTCCAGTCCTCCTAAAGCCCACAACCATCTCCCTGGTGTCCAGGGCAGGGTCATGTGCTGCGTACCAGGCTGCCGGCTACTCCAGCTCTCTCCTACATGCTGCCTTGTCGGTGTTGAGAAGTCACCTGAGAACATTTCTGGATCAATGCCCACCAGCAACCGTTCCAGGAAGGGACCTTCATGTGGTCAAATGATGGCCCTGTCACATGACAGCATCGTCAGAGAAACAAAGAGTTCTCTATCGTTCACGAGGGGGTGTGTACAACTGCAAaatacacaaagacacaaagacGATTTTGATTGCTGTTTTTTTCAAAATCATAAGAAAGTATATTCTCAGTGAAATTAAAGCAGCCGTATCGGAGTTTTGGTCAAACTTTAGGGAGAACACTCAGCAGTGAGGGTCCAAAACCTTGAAAATCCACTTGAATTgtctgcagcagaacctgaCAGCGATGTCGTTACTATTAAACTGACAGTAGTGATCAATAGTGTTGATCATCACTGATACAGGAACACCTCAGTGCGACCGTAAAGCTCTACATGTCTTTATTGATTTGTTCgatttattttcatgcaaataCAGTCTAGCAGAAGGTCTTTACAGCATCAAgccagacaaaacaaaacacacacacacacacacacacacacactcacacacacacatagccaGGTCTGATCCACAGTTAGAAACCGTAACAATAAAAAGCTGCTTCTCCCTCAGTTTTGCCTCCATCTGAAGACCTGATTTTTCTGGATGTCTCATGAGTTAAACCCAAATCTGACAAATAAGAAGGACTAAGACCATTAAGAGCTTTAAAACCCATGGAAGTAATCTTAAAACTGATCCTGAAGGCTCAGGCACACTGATGTTGCGTTCAAAGACCACACCGAGGTTCTCAACATTCTCAAATGGTTCAGTGCCAATGCCTCCAGTTTAAAATGACGTTTTTCTCTCAGTGCTTCAGGGCTGAGAACCTCTGTTTTGTCCTGTTGAGTTGTGAAAAAACATGCCTGCCATCCACGACCTTAACGTCTAAAATCCACTTGGGAAGGGCATCGACTGTAAAGCTGCATATCATCTGCATAACTGTGGAAGTTTATGCCGTGGCATAGAAACATTTTAACTGATTAAACACTAGTTTCTCTAAAAtcttatttaaaaatatcagATTGGATGTAATAATTAGTGTCCAAATTATCCAACCTCATCTAAAGAGACAGAAACCTGTCAATGGGACACAGAGTCAAGATCTAAGCCCAACTTCTGGGATGTATTGCTATCTAATAATGTCAACTTTGTTGCCAAAATCCCTCACACAAAGAAACAGGGATGATAATGGTCAGGAATAGTATCTCAGAGTTGTTACGGAGTTTTCGTTAATTTGAACAGCAGAACTTTTTCTCTTCAGCTGTTTGATGGCTTCATCTCTCCCAGGAGGGTTTGATTTTCATTAGCTCAAATGGACtatatcagtgtgtgtgtgtgtgtgcgcgcgcgcgcggagGCGGTAGCAAACTCGCGAAACACAACTTAAATGGGACAgttggccaccagagggcgcagtTTCACCACCCATCATCAGCGTCTCTGGAATAActcgttcctcctcttcctcggtgTCTTCCCTGTCTCCGTTTGAATTATTTCACTCCTTTGTCTCCAGGCTGTGAGCCACTACAAAACAACCCCAATTAACCCACAGACCTGCCAAAGTTCACCAGAAAAAGCATTCTCTTTAACGTCTCATACCAACAAAGAAGCTAGTGATAATTAATCTTGTTTAGGACCCCAGCGAAGCTTTGTGAAAGATGGACAATCATCAGTCACATtctctcatccatccctccatatTTACTTAAAAACCCACAAAAGCATGGAAATAAATATGGATTGCATATAAAAGAAAACCACACATTAATTCATGTatttcaaaacaaagaaaatccgTTAGGCTGCTTGGTTAATTATTCACTTTGACTGCTAGTTTGTTGTGTCTCGTTTGGCCTCTGTTGATCCTTGCTGCGCCTTCCTCTGTTTCAgaggtaggaggaggaggaggaggagagtgtgtgcgtCAGTAAGTCAAACATGCTCCAGTAACGGTCTATATTATCTGCTGCTATTTGCAGTTTGCTGTAACCAGGCACCAGAcagaggctgagcagagagtCGggagcctctttttttcccttttttgtgcAGCTCTTCTGTGATGGAAATGCTCTCAGAGAGGAACGGCAACGGCAAGACTGCTGCAAGAAATGAGGTAGGAGATCTGGAGATCTGGCATAAAAGAGTGTGGCATGCAAAATAATGAATGGCTCCATAATTGCACATAGATCCCCGGGTCTGATGTAGCTTCTGACACTTCACTGCATGTTTTAAGTTGGATTAGTCTTTATTTGAGTCATTTGTTTGAGAgatctttgtctttctttaggAATCAAATCCTTTCCTCTCTCACCACCAAGACTGTCAGCAAATATTCATCTGAGCCTGAGTTTTAAGGAGCCTGAGCATGGCAGGAGGTGAGCGGAGGGACACGCTGATGGGAAATGTGTTAGCCACGCTCTTGGTAACCAGCGTGATCCTGGGAGCTGACCCTGGCTGGCTCGGTCTCAGAGGACGGGCGGGGGTCAGCGCCCAGAACAACGAGAGAAGGGTGCTGGCCCACATCCCTGGTGACAT
This window harbors:
- the chordc1b gene encoding cysteine and histidine-rich domain-containing protein 1 isoform X2, whose amino-acid sequence is MSVLCYNKGCGQRFDPENNPDDVCVYHPGVPVFHDALKGWSCCKRRTTDFSDFLSIVGCTKGPHNQEKPPEPVKPEVKSSGEKKDVDDQKPKFNEYIISAPKPQEAIRRPSPDEATVRLQQKVSDSLKQALAKLKLTENSEETKDDDCDEVKIGTACKNGGCTKSFDGPSSNSDVCSYHPGVPIFHEGMKYWSCCKRKTSDFNTFLSQEGCIKGTHMWRKKDTDKKVAPCRFDWHQTGSQVIISIYAKNAIPELSYVDANSTTLNVHVVFEGEKEFEQQISLWGVIDVSKSLVNMMAAKIEVAMKKSEAMSWARLDLPAPTPAAKEQEPEEEAEDEDSED
- the chordc1b gene encoding cysteine and histidine-rich domain-containing protein 1 isoform X1, which codes for MQEAEATAELCRVEPKVPGSDSKGCGQRFDPENNPDDVCVYHPGVPVFHDALKGWSCCKRRTTDFSDFLSIVGCTKGPHNQEKPPEPVKPEVKSSGEKKDVDDQKPKFNEYIISAPKPQEAIRRPSPDEATVRLQQKVSDSLKQALAKLKLTENSEETKDDDCDEVKIGTACKNGGCTKSFDGPSSNSDVCSYHPGVPIFHEGMKYWSCCKRKTSDFNTFLSQEGCIKGTHMWRKKDTDKKVAPCRFDWHQTGSQVIISIYAKNAIPELSYVDANSTTLNVHVVFEGEKEFEQQISLWGVIDVSKSLVNMMAAKIEVAMKKSEAMSWARLDLPAPTPAAKEQEPEEEAEDEDSED
- the LOC101080145 gene encoding tyrosinase-like, with amino-acid sequence MWLLTLATLLLRVAPSHQQFPRLCATAAALRTKECCPPWDGDGSPCGASSGRGFCQDVEFTHQPDGPQYPFIGLDDREKWPSVFYNRTCQCVGNFMGFSCADCKYGYFGAKCNERRESLRRNILHLSRSERIRLVSYLNLAKQSVSSDYVVATGTYEEMENGSNPMFAEVSVYDVFVWMHYYVSRNALLGGPGNVWTNVDFGHWAPAFLPWHRAYLLHWEREIRKLTGDLTFSIPYWDWRDAQGCDVCTDELMGAQSPQDPSFLSPGSVFSSWKTLCSTPEDYNNRGVLCDARQEGPLRRNPGNHNRNLVERLPTSADVAFTLSLTQYDTGAMDRSSNMSFRNTVEGFGDPKTGLGNSSRMGMHAAIHVFLNGTMSSVQASANDPIFLLHHTFVDSIYEQWLRRHRPPPSQYPDSDAPIGHNGGYHMVPFLPLHRNRDYFISSKDLGYEYSHLLDANQRLVESMHPYLEELQDLWPWLLLTGVCGGVASAAAAAALLMAKRRLPRLPVGRWKGLLPERLPLLWDRDEDKGNYQTAF